DNA sequence from the Perca fluviatilis chromosome 4, GENO_Pfluv_1.0, whole genome shotgun sequence genome:
CAGTATTATTATATGCAGTTGTTCCATGTAACCATACACAGGAATATCCATGCAAGGTGAAGAATACAGACTGCAGTAAGATTAGTGTGACATCTTGTGGCGTAACCGTAACTCAAAAAGTTTGGTGCTCATTTTAGAGCCTAACCCCTAAAATACTGATTTTACTTTAACTAAAGCCTACAAATCATGtagttatttgtttttattatgagttcttttcttaaaatattgtGACATTGTTCTCAttaaatcacaactctttatacacacacacacacacaaactttgttgcaaaaaaggtttcttttttctttccccaTCTATAAATCAGCTGACAGTGAATACATGAATAAGAATTTCATTCAGGAGTGTGATTGAACTGTGATGCAGAGTGGAGGAATGACGGGTAAAtgaagcagaggttgattgtggtagATGAGAGGCAGCTGGAACCCTGactcccacacaccagactccaaTCGCACTGCAATTAGAGAAGAGAAGCTACCTAGGGGCAGCGGGCCTACCAGATATAAAGACCTTCACTTCCACACTGCTCTCACAGACAGACTGGCGCATGACAGCAAACTGTAAGTCATGCTGTAGATGGAGTTATACATTACTGAGCAAGAGTAGTTTAATGTAATTACTTGTGTAAGTTATTATAggtttatttatctatttgtAATAGAGAATACATTACTGAGCAATAATAGTTTGATGCAGAGTCACTACAGGATGCTTAAATCTGTTCATAATTGGTACATCATTCTCATTCTAGTTATGAACTGAGGTGGATCattacaaatgtatttttattttattatttcaatgTCAGAATCAAAAGTAGAGCTACTattcagttacaaattactggTGCAGCATAcaagaaatgccaaaaacgcACACTGTCAATGCAACGTCACAGAGTTAGTGGTTTGTCTCTTTCAGAATCATGAAGAACTTCTTGTCTATAAATGATCAGCTCCATCAGGACCAATTTCTGACTTCCAACAATGGGCAGTTTAAGGCTATCTTTCAGGTGAGTAACTCTCTAAAATGAAATGCTCACTCTATATTTTGGTATGATTGTTTGGGTATCCGTtaaatgtctctgtttctgCCTGCAGGGAGATGGTAACTTTGTCGTCTATGACTCTGGCAACCGGCCTGTGTGGGCCTCAGGCACTGATGGATCAGGTGCTGTGCACGTGCTCATGCAGGCTGACGGCAACCTGGTCGTTTACAACCAGCATGGCCAAGCCAAGTGGAGCTCAGGGACGTACATCAATAGTCCGTGCGAAATGTGCCGCCTTGAGCTGACCGATGGCGGCAAACTGGAGTTGACCAGAAACTTTCAAAGAGTTTGGAGCTCATGATGAAATTATGTCTTCACATGACCTCACAAAGCTTTGTTAAATTGAATGGTTTGCAAGTACAAGTCATCTTTGAATGTCAGTGTGAATTACAATAAAACTACCTGCTATGTAATCTGGAATCAAAAGCATGTTTTCTCActgtaaattattttctttttgtgatgGTTTTATTTGTAATGCAAATATCAAAGAATAATGGCAGTTGTACCAAAGTAAGTCTTGGTAAGAAATGCCAATATTTTGGTCCATCAGTTCAAAGAACTGAGCTTAAAAACATAAAGTAGGCCTACACTTTACATACAGCTCAGTCAAAAGCGTACAGATAACACTAGTTTCTCACTTTTAAAAtgcgtgcaatgtgtacgccgAAGTCAAAATGTGCGTGCAGTAGATACGTGGAGCGCTCCAATAACTGTAACggagaccggtgcgttttatatgcacacGGATCTTGCTCACGtatagtataaagggacgtgggaccacataaggaggttggttcgggtggtggatgggtaaaacacaggactttcacctgggagatCGGGGTTTGCGTCCTGCGTGTGGTGATTTTCAGccgtttttttgttaagccttccccaatatttcttccctaaacccaaccgtttattagcgtgtttttgTGGTTATGTGccctgtttttgtcactttcttgtgttactaaagcctttccctgcattcttttcctaaacccaaccattttttatttattttttggcgtGACGTTCTCTCAATAGTACGTCAGTCTCGTGATAACGTGCAACGTGGCGACGCGAGccgcgtgcatataaaacgcaccggtctccCTTACTGTAATTGGACCGCTCCACGTATGTACTGCACGAAGAATTTGACtttggcgtacacattgcacgagtgtaaacccgtgttatttgtacactTTTGAGTGAGACCAGGTTGTtatataatgtaaaaatgtttataTAGTTTGGTTGTGTTCAAGAGCATATCCCTGGTGAAAGAGCTCTGGGTACTGCAGTGAAAACGGAACTAATTGTGTAAAGGGACCTATAGTGTGACGGAGTGTTTTGGAAGACCCACAAGTTCAAGTAAATGTTGACTTGAAtacacacagctctgtgtctgaaTTTAGTTTTGAATACACTCCTAACTTAACATGGTGTCGGAAACGGGATCGAGTGGAGAAGGACAGAAGAGGCAAACTAAACCTGATTAAGAAAAGTAATTGTCCGAGGAAGCAAAAACAATGTATGGAGAAATGTCGGCGCAACAGTTAGCTCCACAGCTAGCGCCGCCAGGCAAGTTCAACTTCTCCGATGCTAATGAATGGCCGGGACGGATCAAACGCTTTGAACGCTACAGAATAGCGTCGGGACTGGATAAACTGTCGCAAGAGTTTCAAGTGAATGCCTTCGTGTATGCAGCCGGCGATGACACCGAAGATATTCTTAAAGTTTTACCCCCTCACGGACGAACAGAAGTCTTACAACGCGTTCACGGCACATTGTGTTAGCAAGCAGAACGTTATCTTCGAAAGAGCATGCTTCAACAGACTGAGCCAAGAGCCCGGTGAGAGTGTCGAGTCCTTTATAACTGCGGTACACACACTGGCTGAGCATTGTGAATTCGGGGCCCTGAGAGAACCGTTAATAAGGGACCGAATTGTGGTTGGCATCAGAGATGCTAAACTGTCAGAaagttgtattcgctataacaaccgcctcgctctacgTTATCCCTTAcgtacattgaagcgatacaggcgttaaagacccgctgatcgctgtctgattctgtgaatgaatgcccgcattgcattgtgggacatcggctttgaatgcgcccagctcggctcatatcgtagcctactgttctgtcttatttactgaaatatttcaccggtaataagaccgaaataatattaaaatcaagaaatgcataccatgataacagctaaataaatgttgatagatgtagcgttcgAAAtggaccgaaataataacattaaaagaaatacatataaaccgtgataagatctgctgaataaatgttgattaaaacagcggttattgggctaaaaataccaataatatcaaagctgtatccagcttctctgctgcagcccgactggcagaaagattCATGCTGcgattacgtaagatgcttcccattgaaatacattagttttaaAAACGcgaccccaacacgtaaatcttcacaaTATCGTGATGGTATCATGTTCTAATAGATTTATTTTCGtgatgccatcacgaactgacgtgagactgggttgctccacacacaaagtcaaaataagaaatgaaatgaaacaaatgaaacaggatcaatattaaaaagaaaaagagtaaaCAACCCAAAAGATCAGAAACTTCATGAAATCATTTGACATTCTATATGAAAAAGGTGACAACAGAAACCAAAAGCAGATTGTCCAACTGAACAAGAGTGACAAAAAAGGAACGTATCTTTGTAATAATGCAACAGCAGGAGGATACTAGGGAGAGGATACATTCAGTGACTTTTCCATTTAAGAAATAAACAACATCATGAATATATTTATCTCTAACTGCTCTGTTCCACTGTCACACATCTTTAATGGTGATATATTCACCTCATCATGAATGgaaactagggctgtgctcaatTGAAGAAATTCTAAGTTGACTAAccctcattcaattgtatcgactaatcgattagttgatttaatcgacagatctgtaaatctgagtttctccgcaaagattCATGCAAAAgcgccactttaattcttgtgtttaccagagatgtgctcgtacgtttcttggaaataagtaattcagaatgaaaacagcatcaaacatgactaatggactaaagagatctaagttgactaagaccaaaacgaccgattagtcgactaatcgactaaaagGGAGCAGCcctcagtgaaagtgtgtgtgaaggtgtgtttgtgtgtgtgggtgtgtgtgtgtgtgtgtgttttagcatCAGAATCAGAGAACGACAGCGTTCCTCTGTTCCAGTCCAGATTTTCTCTGATCTTCTGGACTCCAACAACAGTGGTGGTAATTTTGGTGTTAACATGTCTGCAAAATGTGTCTAAGGAGGGATTTAGCCTGTTGGCATTTAAAGCTGACATTTCAAAGTCTCCGTCCAGAAAATTACCATGGAGAGGAgcattatttaatattaaaagaGCATGTTAACAGTATTTTTATATGCAGTTGTTCCATGTAACCATACACAGGAATATCCATGCAAGGTGAAGAATACAGACTGCAGTAAGATTAGTGTGACATCTTGTGGCGTAACCGTAACTCAAAAAGTTTGGTGCTCATTTTAGAGCCTAACCCCTAAAATACTGATTTTACTTTAACTAAAGCCTACAAATCATGtagttatttgtttttattatgagttcttttcttaaaatattgtGACATTGTTCTCAttaaatcacaactctttatacacacacacacacacacacacacacacacacacacacacacaaactttgttgcaaaaaaggtttcttttttctttccccaTCTATAAATCAGCTGACAGTGAATACATGAATAAGAATTTCATTCAGGAGTGTGATTGAACTGTGATGCAGAGTGGAGGAATGACGGGTAAAtgaagcagaggttgattgtggtagATGAGAGGCAGCTGGAACCCTGactcccacacaccagactccaaTCCTGCAATTAGGAGAAGCTACCTAGGGGCAGCGGGCCTACCAGATATAAAGACCTGAATTTCACCTCCTTCACTGCTTCTCACAGACAGGTTGGTGTGACATTCAAGACTGTAAGTATGCTGATGGAGTTATACATTACTGAGCAAGAGTAGTTTAATGTAATTACTTGTGTAAGTTATTATAggtttatttatctatttgtAATAGAGAATACATTACTGAGCAATAATAGTTTGATGCAGAGTCACTACAGGATGCTTAAATCTGTTCATAATTGGTACATCATGCTCATTCTAGTTATGAACTGAGGTGGATCattacaaatgtatttttattttattatttcaatgTCAGAATCAAAAGTAGAGCTACTattcagttacaaattactggTGCAGCATAcaagaaatgccaaaaacgcACACGGTCAATGCAACGTCACAGATTTAGTTGTTTGTCTCTTTCAGAATTATGAAGAACTTCTTGTCTATAAATGATCAGCTCCATCAGGACCAATTTCTGACTTCCAACAACGGGCAGTTTAAGGCTATCTTTCAGGTGAGTAACCCTCTAAAATGAAATGCTCACTCTATATTTTGGTGTGATTGTTTGGATATCCGTTAAATGTCTGTTTCTGCCTGCAGGGAGATGGTAACTTTGTCGTCTATGACTCTGGCAACCGGCCTGTGTGGGCCTCAGGCACTGATGGATCAGGTGCTGTCCACGTGCTCATGCAGGCTGACGGCAACCTGGTTGTTTACAACCAGCATGGCCAAGCCAAGTGGAGCTCAGGGACGTACATCAATAGTCCGTGCGAAATGTGCCGTCTTGAGCTGACCGATGGCGGCAAACTGGAGTTGACCAGAAACTTTCAAAGAGTTTGGAGC
Encoded proteins:
- the LOC120556803 gene encoding lectin-like, coding for MKNFLSINDQLHQDQFLTSNNGQFKAIFQGDGNFVVYDSGNRPVWASGTDGSGAVHVLMQADGNLVVYNQHGQAKWSSGTYINSPCEMCRLELTDGGKLELTRNFQRVWSS
- the LOC120556767 gene encoding lectin-like, which gives rise to MKNFLSINDQLHQDQFLTSNNGQFKAIFQGDGNFVVYDSGNRPVWASGTDGSGAVHVLMQADGNLVVYNQHGQAKWSSGTYINSPCEMCRLELTDGGKLELTRNFQRVWSS